In the genome of Mucisphaera calidilacus, one region contains:
- the scpA gene encoding methylmalonyl-CoA mutase: MTLPNFKDIPLASDQARADAEAWQDLATKDLGRSVEDYIWQTPEQIPVKPLYTPADLEGLEHLQSMPGLPPYLRGPYSTMYVMRPWTVRQYAGFSTAEESNAFYKRNLQAGQKGLSIAFDLATHRGYDSDNPRVVGDVGMAGVAIDSIMDMRKLFDGIPLDRMSVSMTMNGAVLPVMALYIVAAEEQGVKPEQLAGTIQNDILKEFMVRNTYIYPPEPSVKIIGDIFAYTSQNMPRFNSISISGYHMQEAGATCDLELAYTLADGLEYLRTGTTAGLTVDDFAPRLSFFWAIGMNFFMEVAKMRAARLLWAKIVKGFDPKNEKSMSLRTHSQTSGWSLTAQDVYNNVIRTCIEAMASTQGHTQSLHTNALDEALALPTDFSARIARNTQLFLQQETDTCKTVDPWGGSYYVERLTHELAHKAWAHLAEVEEYGGMAKAIDAGIPKMRIEEAAARTQARIDSGQQTVVGVNKYTLDKDEQVDVLKVDNTSVREQQVASLKELRANRDAKLVEQKLDALTQCADKKDGNLLALAVDAARAQATVGEISDALEKVYGRHEATIHSIRGVYASEAAGSGGQGDKLDQIKQLVEKFEAAEGRRPRIMIAKMGQDGHDRGQKVVATAYADFGFDVDIGPLFQTPEETARQAVENDVHVVAVSSLAAGHLTLVPALRGALAKLGREDIMVIVGGVIPPQDYQALYDAGAAAIFGPGTNIPEAALEVLRKLEEQGEGVGA, from the coding sequence ATGACGTTGCCGAACTTCAAGGATATTCCGCTGGCTTCGGATCAGGCCCGTGCCGATGCGGAGGCGTGGCAGGATCTGGCCACGAAGGATCTGGGCCGGTCGGTCGAGGATTACATCTGGCAGACGCCCGAGCAGATCCCGGTCAAGCCGCTTTATACGCCGGCGGACCTGGAGGGCCTGGAGCACCTCCAGTCGATGCCGGGCCTGCCCCCCTACCTGCGTGGTCCTTACAGCACGATGTACGTGATGCGTCCGTGGACGGTGCGTCAGTACGCGGGCTTTTCGACGGCGGAGGAATCGAACGCTTTTTATAAGCGGAACCTGCAGGCGGGCCAGAAGGGTCTTTCGATCGCGTTCGACCTCGCGACGCACCGCGGCTACGACTCGGACAACCCGCGCGTGGTGGGTGACGTGGGCATGGCGGGCGTGGCGATCGACTCGATCATGGACATGCGCAAGCTGTTCGACGGGATCCCGCTGGACCGGATGTCGGTGTCGATGACGATGAACGGCGCGGTGCTGCCGGTGATGGCGTTGTACATCGTGGCCGCAGAGGAGCAGGGCGTGAAGCCCGAGCAGCTCGCGGGCACGATTCAGAACGACATTCTCAAGGAGTTCATGGTCCGCAACACGTACATCTATCCGCCCGAGCCCTCGGTGAAGATCATCGGCGACATTTTTGCCTACACGTCGCAGAACATGCCGCGTTTCAACTCGATCTCGATCTCGGGCTACCACATGCAGGAGGCGGGCGCTACGTGCGACCTCGAGCTGGCCTACACGCTGGCCGACGGCCTGGAGTACCTGCGCACGGGCACCACCGCCGGTCTGACCGTTGATGATTTTGCCCCGCGGCTGAGTTTCTTCTGGGCGATCGGCATGAACTTCTTCATGGAAGTGGCGAAGATGCGTGCGGCCCGTCTGCTGTGGGCGAAGATCGTCAAGGGCTTCGATCCGAAGAACGAAAAGTCGATGTCGCTGCGGACGCACTCGCAGACGTCGGGGTGGTCGCTGACGGCTCAGGACGTTTACAACAACGTGATCCGGACGTGCATCGAGGCGATGGCCTCGACGCAGGGCCACACGCAGTCTTTGCACACCAACGCGCTGGACGAGGCGTTGGCGTTGCCGACCGACTTCTCGGCGCGGATTGCCCGCAACACGCAGCTGTTCCTGCAGCAGGAGACGGACACGTGCAAGACGGTCGATCCGTGGGGCGGCAGTTACTACGTCGAGCGTCTGACGCACGAGCTGGCGCACAAGGCGTGGGCGCACCTGGCTGAGGTCGAGGAGTATGGCGGGATGGCCAAGGCGATCGACGCTGGCATCCCGAAGATGCGTATCGAGGAGGCAGCGGCCCGGACGCAGGCGCGGATCGACTCGGGCCAGCAGACGGTGGTCGGCGTGAACAAGTACACGCTGGACAAGGACGAGCAGGTTGATGTCCTGAAGGTCGACAACACCTCGGTGCGTGAGCAGCAGGTGGCGTCGCTGAAGGAGTTGCGTGCGAATCGTGATGCCAAGCTGGTGGAGCAGAAGCTTGATGCCCTGACCCAGTGTGCCGATAAGAAGGATGGCAACCTGCTGGCGCTGGCCGTGGACGCGGCGCGGGCGCAGGCGACGGTTGGCGAGATCTCGGACGCACTGGAGAAGGTCTACGGGCGTCACGAGGCGACGATTCACTCGATTCGCGGCGTGTACGCGAGTGAGGCCGCGGGCAGCGGCGGGCAGGGTGACAAGTTGGATCAGATCAAGCAGCTGGTTGAGAAGTTCGAGGCGGCGGAGGGTCGTCGGCCGCGCATCATGATCGCGAAGATGGGCCAGGACGGTCACGATCGCGGTCAGAAGGTGGTGGCGACGGCGTACGCCGACTTCGGTTTCGACGTCGACATCGGCCCGCTCTTCCAGACGCCCGAGGAGACGGCGCGTCAGGCGGTGGAGAACGACGTGCACGTCGTGGCGGTGTCGAGTCTGGCGGCGGGTCACCTGACGCTGGTGCCGGCGCTGCGTGGCGCGTTGGCGAAGCTCGGCCGTGAGGACATCATGGTGATTGTGGGTGGCGTGATCCCGCCTCAGGATTACCAGGCGTTGTACGACGCGGGCGCTGCTGCGATCTTTGGCCCGGGCACGAACATCCCCGAGGCGGCGCTGGAGGTCCTGCGCAAGCTCGAGGAGCAGGGCGAGGGCGTGGGGGCCTAA
- a CDS encoding methylmalonyl-CoA mutase family protein — translation MTTLSPKLVLSDDFPPVEESTWRAVVEKDLKGAPFEKRLITSTYEGIDLKPVYTFNDWSAAEKLADLPGCYPFTRGSTSLGSAACGWDIRQQQDHPDLERANALVLEDLARGVTSLQLRLDVAARRGLGPDTVTDREWLGRDGLMVYTVADLDALLAGVHPEMIGLALEAGAAFLPAASVLAAYWASKGVADEKARGAFNADPLAVLARDGELPTSLDESMGQMRDLAVWTSGKYRSVRSVRVGSAPYHHAGATAAQDLGLSMATAVAYLRELTDAGLDVNAAAKQLLFSYGLGTNFFLAMAKLRAARRLWARVLEASGGDTSPAAGTAMLIQARTSKRVLTQRDPWVNMLRNTATTFAAASAGAQIITTEPFDAALGASDEFGKRIARNTQVILAEESQLGRVVDPAGGSWFIESLTDELCEKGWAFFQQVEAQGGMAAALTSGWVQDQIDSAFAPRLKNIARRRDAITGVSEFPNLGEKPVKKETIDINRLREEAKARTCEKSLSEADLADVKRLSEPGVERVATAVRLAGSCARISQLAAPMFRSEPATARAVLPHPYAAPFEELRDASDRYLEMTGHRPRVFLANLGPVAHHTARAAYSTNFFEAGGFEVVGSKPLLWKTDEELTAAGDAAIKAFVDSGASVVVLCSSDKLYPQAVPAVTERLKAAGARTVVLAGAPGDSEADYRKAGVDRFIFIKCDVLNTLRELLSEEGVLS, via the coding sequence ATGACGACACTCAGCCCCAAGCTTGTTCTCTCGGATGATTTTCCGCCTGTCGAGGAATCGACGTGGCGAGCGGTGGTGGAGAAGGACCTCAAGGGTGCGCCTTTTGAGAAGAGGCTGATCACGAGCACGTACGAGGGGATTGATCTCAAGCCCGTCTACACGTTCAACGACTGGTCCGCGGCGGAGAAGCTTGCGGATCTGCCGGGGTGTTATCCGTTTACGCGTGGCTCGACGTCGCTGGGCTCGGCGGCGTGCGGCTGGGACATTCGTCAGCAGCAGGATCACCCGGATCTGGAGCGTGCGAATGCTCTGGTGCTGGAGGACCTGGCGCGTGGCGTGACGTCGCTGCAGCTCCGTCTGGACGTGGCGGCCCGGCGTGGTCTGGGTCCGGACACGGTGACAGACCGCGAGTGGCTGGGGCGTGACGGCCTGATGGTCTACACGGTGGCCGATCTGGACGCGTTGCTGGCGGGCGTTCATCCCGAGATGATCGGGCTCGCGCTGGAGGCGGGAGCGGCGTTCCTGCCTGCGGCCTCGGTGCTGGCGGCTTACTGGGCGTCGAAGGGCGTGGCGGACGAGAAGGCACGGGGTGCTTTTAATGCTGACCCGCTGGCGGTGCTGGCGCGGGACGGTGAGCTGCCGACGTCGCTGGACGAGTCGATGGGTCAGATGCGTGACCTGGCGGTGTGGACGAGCGGCAAGTATCGGTCGGTCCGGTCGGTGCGTGTGGGCTCGGCGCCGTATCACCACGCGGGCGCGACGGCGGCGCAGGATCTGGGTTTGTCGATGGCGACCGCGGTGGCTTACCTGCGTGAGCTGACGGACGCGGGCTTGGACGTGAATGCGGCGGCGAAACAGTTGCTGTTCAGCTACGGGCTGGGGACGAATTTCTTCCTGGCGATGGCGAAGCTGCGAGCGGCGCGTCGCTTGTGGGCGCGTGTTCTGGAGGCGTCGGGTGGTGACACCTCGCCTGCCGCGGGCACGGCGATGCTGATTCAGGCGCGGACGTCCAAGCGTGTGCTGACGCAGCGTGACCCGTGGGTCAACATGCTGCGTAACACGGCGACGACGTTTGCGGCCGCGTCGGCGGGTGCCCAGATCATCACGACCGAGCCGTTTGACGCGGCGTTGGGCGCGAGTGATGAGTTTGGCAAGCGTATCGCCCGGAACACGCAGGTGATTCTGGCCGAGGAGTCGCAGCTGGGCCGGGTGGTTGATCCGGCGGGTGGCTCGTGGTTCATCGAGTCGCTGACGGACGAGCTGTGCGAGAAGGGCTGGGCGTTCTTCCAGCAGGTCGAGGCACAGGGCGGCATGGCTGCGGCGCTGACGTCGGGCTGGGTTCAGGATCAGATCGACTCGGCGTTCGCGCCGCGTCTGAAGAACATCGCGCGTCGTCGCGACGCGATCACGGGTGTGAGTGAGTTCCCGAATCTCGGCGAGAAGCCGGTGAAGAAGGAGACGATCGACATCAACCGCCTGCGTGAAGAGGCGAAGGCACGGACGTGCGAGAAGTCGCTGAGTGAGGCGGATCTCGCGGACGTGAAGCGGCTGAGCGAGCCGGGTGTGGAGCGTGTGGCGACGGCGGTTCGGCTGGCGGGTTCGTGTGCACGGATCTCGCAGCTGGCGGCCCCGATGTTCCGTAGCGAGCCGGCGACGGCGCGTGCGGTGTTGCCGCACCCCTATGCGGCGCCGTTCGAGGAGCTGCGTGACGCGAGCGATCGCTACCTCGAGATGACGGGTCATCGCCCGCGCGTGTTCCTGGCGAATCTCGGGCCGGTGGCGCACCACACGGCGCGGGCTGCGTACAGCACGAACTTCTTCGAGGCGGGCGGTTTCGAGGTCGTGGGTTCCAAGCCGCTTCTTTGGAAGACGGACGAGGAGCTGACGGCGGCGGGTGACGCGGCGATCAAGGCGTTTGTGGATTCGGGCGCTTCGGTCGTGGTGCTGTGCTCATCGGACAAGTTGTACCCGCAGGCGGTTCCTGCGGTGACCGAGCGTTTGAAGGCCGCGGGAGCCCGGACGGTGGTTCTCGCGGGTGCCCCGGGCGATTCCGAGGCTGATTACCGTAAGGCCGGCGTGGACCGGTTCATCTTCATCAAGTGTGATGTGCTCAACACGCTGCGTGAGTTGCTGAGCGAGGAAGGCGTGCTGTCATGA
- a CDS encoding SO_0444 family Cu/Zn efflux transporter, with amino-acid sequence MTNVQTYLTHFLDVALEAAPWLALGLIAAGLLKGLLPAGALARFVGKPGLGSVIRGSLIGVPLPLCSCGVVPAALGLRREGASKGATVSFLVSTPQTGVDSLAVSYALLGPMLTLARPIASVITAIAGGLAAEAVDRKTPANPSEPESPRPCCCSTEESTCGGTRSVSLGVINQPPPPPPQPTLTQKVWRGQTYAWTTILDDMAVWLLLGLAVAALINTLAPPDTLHAIGSGLPAMIAMVLIGIPMYICATASTPIAASLLVAGISPGTVLVFLLAGPATNAGTVAVIRRELGTASTAAYLAAIIVVSIAAGLVTDIALTSAGWTAPETAHEHHSVATMIISWLALLMLIVIGSRKLIPSRAITPPDKDVSHAAPGD; translated from the coding sequence ATGACCAACGTCCAGACCTACCTCACCCACTTCCTCGACGTTGCCCTCGAAGCCGCCCCCTGGCTCGCGCTCGGGCTCATCGCCGCCGGACTCCTCAAAGGCCTCCTCCCCGCCGGCGCCCTCGCACGCTTCGTCGGCAAGCCGGGACTCGGCTCCGTGATCCGCGGATCCCTCATCGGCGTGCCCCTGCCCCTCTGCTCCTGTGGCGTCGTGCCCGCCGCACTCGGCCTCCGACGCGAAGGCGCCTCCAAAGGCGCCACCGTCTCCTTCCTCGTTTCCACGCCCCAGACAGGCGTCGACTCCCTCGCCGTCTCCTACGCGCTGCTCGGACCCATGCTCACCCTCGCAAGACCGATCGCCTCCGTGATCACCGCCATCGCAGGCGGCCTCGCCGCCGAGGCCGTCGACCGCAAAACACCCGCCAACCCGTCTGAACCCGAATCACCCAGGCCCTGCTGCTGCTCCACCGAAGAATCCACCTGTGGCGGCACAAGATCCGTCTCCCTGGGCGTCATCAACCAGCCACCACCCCCGCCACCCCAACCAACCCTGACCCAAAAAGTCTGGCGCGGCCAGACCTACGCCTGGACCACCATCCTCGACGACATGGCCGTCTGGTTACTACTCGGCCTCGCCGTCGCCGCCCTCATCAACACCCTCGCCCCACCCGACACCCTCCACGCCATCGGCTCCGGCCTGCCCGCCATGATCGCCATGGTCCTCATCGGCATCCCCATGTACATCTGCGCCACCGCCTCCACACCCATCGCCGCCTCGTTACTGGTCGCCGGCATCTCCCCGGGCACCGTTCTCGTGTTCCTCCTCGCCGGGCCCGCCACCAACGCCGGCACCGTCGCCGTCATCCGACGCGAACTCGGCACCGCCTCCACCGCCGCCTACCTCGCCGCCATCATCGTCGTCTCCATCGCCGCGGGACTCGTCACCGACATCGCCCTCACCTCGGCAGGCTGGACCGCGCCTGAAACCGCCCACGAACACCACAGCGTGGCGACGATGATCATCAGCTGGCTCGCGCTTCTCATGCTGATCGTGATCGGCAGCCGAAAACTGATACCCTCTCGCGCGATCACGCCCCCCGACAAGGACGTCTCCCATGCCGCTCCAGGCGATTGA
- a CDS encoding class I SAM-dependent methyltransferase, with product MPLQAIDLPLGDHDLSDRVAELLEDADRRIERWVHDRRDTPIPGFVPADYPLVFQALLAIDQLGLATGQHFLEWGSGFGIITAMASVIGFEAFGIEVEHDLVDQAEHLLDDHDIHARFARGSYLPPDADQNQDLVRDYSWLETDRPDGYDELGLEIDDFDLIYVYPWPGEEPVAEACFEQYASFGSLLLSYRTDDRLWLHRKVRK from the coding sequence ATGCCGCTCCAGGCGATTGACCTGCCCCTCGGCGACCACGACCTCTCCGACCGCGTCGCCGAACTCCTCGAAGACGCCGACCGCCGCATCGAACGGTGGGTCCACGACCGACGCGACACACCCATCCCAGGTTTCGTCCCCGCCGATTACCCCCTCGTCTTCCAGGCACTCCTCGCCATCGACCAGCTCGGCCTCGCCACCGGACAGCACTTCCTCGAGTGGGGCTCGGGCTTCGGCATCATCACCGCCATGGCCTCCGTCATCGGCTTCGAGGCCTTCGGCATCGAGGTCGAACACGACCTCGTCGACCAGGCCGAACACCTTCTCGATGACCACGACATCCACGCTCGCTTCGCACGCGGCTCCTACCTGCCCCCCGACGCCGACCAGAACCAGGACCTCGTCCGCGACTACTCCTGGCTCGAAACCGACCGGCCCGACGGCTACGACGAACTCGGACTCGAGATCGACGACTTCGACCTCATCTACGTCTACCCCTGGCCCGGCGAAGAACCCGTCGCAGAAGCCTGCTTCGAGCAGTACGCCTCCTTCGGCAGCCTGCTCCTCTCCTACCGAACCGACGACCGCCTCTGGCTTCACCGCAAGGTCCGCAAGTAA
- a CDS encoding putative sugar nucleotidyl transferase, translated as MANTRLLVYDDDRGQFGPLRHRRAIFATRTGALEIRQRIERQLGRPVDALWMPMRYQDVSAPRYPASVNSGLEDGDWLIVNGRWNGIRNADEIRSLEPGQVLVEPDGQVVAAHVTWIDAGKLLESSDPHTGVETVATDQEMLMERPWDVFAELGDAMAYDLKTLELSEFTQRVLEDRCRGVVVVGDHPVKLGQGAKIGPNTVLDTSGGAIVIDDGASVGANCVIEGPVYVGRHTVVGALTSLRPNVSIGPFCRVSGEVSYSVIQAWSNKAHYGYLGHSLVGQWCNLGAGTSVSNLKNTYTSVRMQLEPGMAPEDTGHTFLGPVLGDFVRTAIGTRIMTGSCISTGCMIARSTFAPKYAAPFGFYTDAGRQHYEFDKFMDTAATVMARRDHPLFEAEIELLRRISGEPAVV; from the coding sequence ATGGCGAACACACGACTGCTGGTATATGACGACGATCGGGGTCAGTTTGGTCCGTTGCGGCACCGGCGTGCGATCTTCGCGACGCGCACGGGTGCCCTGGAGATTCGGCAGCGGATCGAGCGTCAGTTGGGCCGTCCTGTCGACGCGTTGTGGATGCCGATGCGTTACCAGGACGTGTCGGCGCCGCGTTATCCCGCGTCGGTGAACAGCGGTCTCGAGGATGGCGACTGGCTGATTGTGAACGGCCGCTGGAACGGGATTCGCAACGCGGACGAGATCCGTTCGCTGGAGCCGGGTCAGGTGCTGGTCGAGCCGGACGGTCAGGTGGTGGCGGCGCACGTGACGTGGATTGATGCGGGCAAGCTCCTGGAATCGTCGGACCCGCACACCGGCGTGGAGACGGTCGCGACGGATCAGGAGATGCTCATGGAGCGTCCGTGGGACGTGTTCGCGGAGTTGGGGGACGCGATGGCTTATGACTTGAAGACGCTGGAGCTGTCGGAGTTCACCCAGCGTGTGCTGGAGGATCGCTGCCGCGGGGTGGTGGTGGTGGGTGATCACCCGGTGAAGCTGGGTCAGGGTGCAAAGATCGGCCCGAACACGGTGCTGGACACGAGTGGCGGGGCGATCGTAATCGACGACGGTGCTTCGGTGGGAGCGAACTGTGTGATCGAGGGGCCGGTTTATGTCGGTCGTCACACGGTCGTCGGTGCGCTCACGAGTCTGCGGCCGAACGTCTCGATCGGCCCGTTCTGTCGGGTGTCGGGCGAGGTGTCGTACTCGGTGATTCAGGCGTGGAGCAACAAGGCGCACTACGGCTACCTGGGGCATTCGCTGGTGGGTCAGTGGTGCAACCTGGGAGCGGGGACGTCGGTGTCGAACCTGAAGAACACGTACACGTCGGTGCGGATGCAGCTGGAGCCGGGGATGGCGCCGGAGGACACGGGTCACACGTTCCTGGGTCCGGTGCTGGGTGATTTCGTGCGGACGGCGATCGGGACGCGGATCATGACCGGTTCGTGCATCTCGACGGGTTGCATGATTGCGCGGTCGACGTTTGCGCCGAAGTACGCGGCGCCGTTTGGTTTCTACACGGACGCGGGTCGTCAGCACTACGAGTTCGACAAGTTCATGGACACGGCGGCGACGGTGATGGCGCGCCGCGATCACCCGCTGTTTGAGGCGGAGATCGAGTTGCTGCGTCGGATCTCGGGTGAGCCGGCCGTGGTCTGA
- the dnaA gene encoding chromosomal replication initiator protein DnaA — protein sequence MPRLDDKLWRDMMAHLRRKHASICRQWFDELEPIALEGGLLRVRTTNSIQQNYLQKRCLEPFNDAAQAVTGALIAVRFEHHQTAAGPADHHKAESNGAATVETPAAAVAETKPAVPPQTLEIDVSDPMEPPAFSVTSDNQRIDNNGQAIELSDDFVLSPDYTFSNFITGPNNQLAYAASVAVANQPGTAYNPLFIHGGVGLGKTHLLQGICQAILTQRPETRIVYVSCEAFMTQFIESVQRGQMLQFRHRYRYADMLVIDDIHFLSSRERSQEEFFHTFNELYQANKQIVLSSDAAPSEIPHLEERLMSRFQWGLVANVTKPHFETRVAILRAKAKLRGVDVPDEVIAYMAQRIDSNARELEGAITNVLAHAALGGRPIDLELAAEALGDQINQPRSNHATLQQIIDVVTGYYSVKLSDLQSRRRHKSVTEPRQICMFLARRHTRYSLEEIGGHFGGRDHTTVMHSIKTIEERSQVNDGFAREITALEERLDQAPATPRP from the coding sequence ATGCCCAGGCTCGACGACAAGCTCTGGCGCGACATGATGGCGCACCTGCGCCGCAAACACGCGTCCATCTGCAGACAGTGGTTCGACGAACTCGAACCCATCGCGCTCGAAGGCGGCCTCCTCCGCGTCCGAACCACGAACTCCATCCAGCAGAACTACCTCCAGAAACGCTGCCTCGAGCCCTTCAACGACGCAGCACAGGCCGTCACCGGCGCCCTCATCGCCGTCCGCTTCGAACACCACCAGACAGCCGCCGGCCCGGCCGACCACCACAAGGCCGAGTCCAACGGCGCCGCGACCGTCGAAACACCCGCCGCTGCCGTTGCCGAGACGAAACCCGCCGTGCCGCCCCAAACCCTCGAGATCGACGTCAGCGACCCCATGGAACCCCCCGCCTTCAGCGTCACCAGCGACAACCAACGCATCGACAACAACGGGCAGGCCATCGAGCTCAGCGACGACTTCGTCCTCAGCCCCGACTACACCTTCAGCAACTTCATCACCGGACCCAATAACCAGCTCGCCTACGCCGCCTCCGTCGCCGTCGCCAACCAGCCCGGCACCGCCTACAACCCGCTGTTCATCCACGGCGGGGTCGGCCTCGGCAAAACCCACCTCCTCCAGGGCATCTGTCAGGCCATCCTCACCCAGCGCCCCGAAACACGCATCGTCTACGTCTCCTGCGAAGCCTTCATGACCCAGTTCATCGAGTCCGTTCAACGCGGACAGATGCTCCAGTTCAGGCACCGCTACCGCTACGCCGACATGCTCGTCATCGACGATATCCACTTCCTCTCCTCACGCGAACGATCCCAGGAAGAGTTCTTCCACACCTTCAACGAGCTCTACCAGGCCAACAAACAGATCGTCCTCAGCTCCGACGCAGCCCCCTCCGAAATCCCACACCTCGAAGAACGACTCATGTCACGCTTCCAGTGGGGCCTCGTCGCCAACGTCACCAAGCCGCACTTCGAGACACGCGTCGCCATCCTCCGCGCCAAGGCCAAGCTCCGTGGCGTCGACGTCCCCGACGAGGTCATCGCCTACATGGCCCAACGCATCGACTCCAACGCCCGCGAACTCGAAGGCGCCATCACCAACGTCCTCGCCCACGCCGCCCTCGGCGGACGACCCATCGACCTCGAACTCGCCGCAGAAGCCCTCGGCGACCAGATCAACCAGCCACGCTCCAACCACGCCACGCTCCAGCAGATCATCGACGTCGTCACCGGCTACTACTCCGTCAAACTCTCCGACCTCCAGTCACGACGACGACACAAGTCCGTCACCGAGCCCCGCCAGATCTGCATGTTCCTCGCTCGCCGGCACACTCGCTACAGCCTCGAAGAAATCGGCGGACACTTCGGCGGACGTGACCACACCACCGTCATGCACTCCATCAAGACCATCGAAGAACGCTCACAAGTCAACGACGGATTCGCCCGCGAGATCACCGCCCTCGAAGAACGCCTCGACCAGGCACCCGCCACACCCCGGCCCTGA
- the mutM gene encoding bifunctional DNA-formamidopyrimidine glycosylase/DNA-(apurinic or apyrimidinic site) lyase, with protein MPELPEVETTRRGLAESVVGRRVRSVRVLRPDFVRTGAGRRSADVVPEACSLLSGQVVEAVKRRGKQLALVGDHGSVVCLHLGMSGSVSAGAERDLVCGKHVHLRWLLSGGGAFQMSDPRRFGGVWVFGSEAELEAVRWGRLGVDALSVTPGKLMAGLRSSRRAVKAALLDQGVVAGVGNIYADESLYRARVHPERLACSLNRREVERLVRALGRVLAEAIDAGGSSLRDYVMLSGDAGRFQLAHRVYGRGGEACLRCGSVLEQGLVAQRTTVWCPACQPLSPEER; from the coding sequence ATGCCGGAATTACCCGAGGTTGAGACAACCCGCAGGGGATTGGCGGAGTCTGTGGTCGGTCGACGGGTGCGATCGGTGCGGGTGCTGCGGCCTGATTTTGTACGCACGGGGGCGGGTCGGCGTTCGGCGGATGTTGTTCCCGAAGCGTGTTCGCTGCTGAGCGGGCAGGTGGTCGAGGCCGTGAAGCGTCGGGGCAAGCAGCTGGCTTTGGTCGGGGATCATGGTTCGGTGGTCTGCCTGCACCTGGGGATGTCGGGTTCGGTGTCGGCGGGCGCGGAGCGGGATCTGGTCTGCGGGAAGCACGTTCACCTGCGGTGGTTGCTGTCGGGTGGGGGTGCGTTTCAGATGAGTGATCCGCGACGATTCGGGGGGGTATGGGTGTTCGGATCGGAGGCAGAGCTGGAGGCGGTTCGTTGGGGGCGGCTGGGGGTTGATGCGTTGTCGGTGACGCCCGGGAAGCTAATGGCGGGTCTGAGAAGCTCGCGGCGGGCCGTGAAGGCGGCTCTGCTGGATCAGGGCGTTGTCGCCGGGGTTGGGAACATCTACGCGGACGAATCGCTCTACCGAGCGCGTGTGCACCCGGAGCGTCTGGCCTGCTCGCTGAATCGGCGTGAGGTCGAACGGCTGGTGCGTGCGCTGGGTCGGGTGCTGGCTGAGGCGATCGATGCGGGCGGCTCGTCGCTGCGTGACTACGTCATGCTGAGCGGGGACGCGGGCCGGTTTCAGTTGGCACACCGGGTTTACGGGCGTGGTGGTGAGGCGTGTCTGCGTTGCGGGTCGGTGCTGGAGCAGGGCCTGGTGGCTCAGCGGACGACGGTGTGGTGTCCGGCCTGTCAGCCTCTTTCTCCGGAAGAACGATGA
- a CDS encoding AAA family ATPase, with the protein MNDDPGAANANAEHLDAQEIHETVLKHTQALRTEIARAIVGQEQVVREVLLALLCRGHGLLIGVPGLAKTLLVSTVARSLGLEFSRIQFTPDLMPSDITGTEVIEENRDTGRREMRFVRGPLFANIILADEINRTPPKTQAALLEAMQERHVTASGVRHDLSEPFFVLATQNPIEQEGTYPLPEAQLDRFMVMIRVDYPSHDEEAEIIRRTTTGTPSEITPVLDADQIRQLQDWVRAVPVPDHTIDYALRLTRSTRKPGRGEPDHRPAFVRDYLAWGAGPRATQNLILAAKASALLDGRNAVTIQDIQAVTHPVMRHRMHLNFQAEADRILPDDLIDQLVRATPENADDTQPAAMLSNNR; encoded by the coding sequence ATGAACGACGATCCGGGCGCCGCCAACGCCAACGCCGAACACCTCGACGCTCAGGAAATCCACGAGACCGTCCTCAAGCACACCCAGGCACTCCGAACCGAGATCGCCCGGGCCATCGTCGGGCAGGAACAGGTCGTTCGTGAAGTCCTCCTCGCCCTGCTCTGCCGCGGGCACGGCCTGCTCATCGGCGTCCCCGGCCTCGCCAAGACCCTCCTCGTCTCCACCGTCGCCCGATCCCTCGGCCTCGAGTTCTCACGCATCCAGTTCACCCCCGACCTCATGCCCTCCGACATCACCGGCACCGAGGTCATCGAGGAAAACCGCGACACCGGCCGCCGCGAGATGCGCTTCGTCCGCGGCCCGCTCTTCGCCAACATCATCCTCGCCGACGAGATCAACCGAACGCCCCCCAAAACCCAGGCCGCACTCCTCGAGGCCATGCAGGAGCGGCACGTCACCGCCTCAGGCGTCCGCCACGACCTCAGCGAACCCTTCTTCGTCCTCGCCACCCAGAACCCCATCGAGCAGGAAGGCACCTACCCGCTGCCCGAAGCTCAGCTCGACCGCTTCATGGTCATGATCCGCGTCGACTACCCCTCCCACGACGAGGAAGCCGAGATCATCCGCCGGACCACCACCGGCACACCCTCCGAGATCACTCCCGTCCTCGACGCCGATCAGATCCGGCAACTCCAGGACTGGGTCCGAGCCGTGCCCGTCCCCGACCACACCATCGACTACGCCCTCCGACTCACGCGTTCTACCCGCAAGCCCGGCCGAGGCGAACCCGACCACCGACCCGCCTTCGTGCGCGACTACCTCGCCTGGGGCGCCGGGCCGCGAGCCACCCAGAACCTCATCCTCGCCGCCAAGGCCAGCGCCCTGCTCGACGGCCGCAACGCCGTCACCATCCAGGACATTCAGGCCGTCACCCACCCCGTCATGCGCCACCGCATGCACCTCAACTTCCAGGCCGAGGCCGACCGCATCCTCCCCGACGACCTCATCGATCAACTCGTCCGGGCCACACCCGAAAACGCCGACGACACGCAACCCGCCGCCATGCTCAGCAACAACAGGTGA